The following are encoded in a window of Amphibacillus xylanus NBRC 15112 genomic DNA:
- a CDS encoding undecaprenyldiphospho-muramoylpentapeptide beta-N-acetylglucosaminyltransferase yields the protein MKNKQIVLTGGGTAGHVMVNLAIIPILQEQGWKIDYIGSENGIERDLIEPLKGVTYHAISTGKLRRYFSIENFKDPFKVLKGVGQTVRILSKVKPQVIFSKGGFVSVPVLIGARLKRIPAVIHESDLTPGLANKIAVPFAKKVLTTFPETVEHLPKEKTSWIGAVIRPELFDGDKKRGLRFAGLTDSKPVIMVMGGSAGAQKINEMVRLHLDQLLSTHHVIHICGKGNVDSTINKFGYQQFEYVNEELPDLLAATDLVISRAGANAIFEFLALQKPMLLIPLSRQASRGDQILNAKVFEKQGYAHVLFEEDLTKESFAEKVSELINSATKIKKNMQDYQRQDATKRVIEEIYQLAK from the coding sequence ATGAAGAATAAGCAAATAGTTTTAACCGGCGGAGGTACTGCTGGTCACGTTATGGTTAATTTAGCAATTATTCCGATTTTGCAGGAACAGGGCTGGAAAATTGATTACATTGGTTCAGAAAACGGCATTGAACGTGATTTGATTGAGCCATTGAAAGGTGTTACTTATCATGCGATTTCCACTGGAAAGCTGCGCCGATACTTTTCTATTGAAAACTTCAAAGACCCATTTAAAGTGTTAAAAGGTGTTGGGCAGACAGTACGAATTCTAAGTAAAGTTAAACCACAAGTCATTTTTTCTAAAGGTGGCTTTGTCTCTGTACCTGTCTTAATCGGTGCTAGGTTAAAGCGAATCCCTGCAGTGATTCATGAATCAGATTTAACGCCTGGTTTAGCTAATAAAATAGCTGTTCCATTTGCGAAAAAAGTTCTGACAACATTTCCTGAAACTGTTGAGCACTTGCCAAAAGAGAAAACAAGTTGGATTGGCGCGGTTATCCGTCCTGAATTGTTTGATGGAGATAAGAAAAGAGGGCTTAGATTTGCCGGTTTAACTGATTCGAAGCCAGTGATTATGGTCATGGGGGGAAGTGCAGGGGCGCAAAAAATAAATGAAATGGTGCGTCTTCATCTTGATCAATTGCTATCAACTCATCATGTCATCCATATTTGCGGGAAAGGTAACGTCGATTCAACAATTAACAAGTTTGGTTACCAGCAATTTGAATATGTGAATGAAGAGCTACCTGATTTATTAGCAGCGACAGATTTGGTGATTTCCCGTGCTGGTGCTAATGCGATTTTTGAATTTCTAGCATTGCAAAAGCCGATGCTACTTATTCCTTTATCACGACAAGCGAGTCGTGGAGATCAAATATTAAATGCTAAGGTATTTGAAAAGCAAGGCTATGCACATGTATTATTTGAAGAAGATTTAACAAAAGAGAGCTTTGCAGAAAAAGTATCTGAATTGATTAACTCAGCGACTAAGATTAAAAAGAACATGCAAGATTATCAGCGCCAAGACGCGACGAAACGTGTGATTGAAGAAATTTATCAATTGGCAAAATAA
- a CDS encoding DUF4367 domain-containing protein, protein MKKQHWLVLLFFSFLCLSGCKEEVIVPEGYYQYEKTKVEEAIEHVSFTPDVPQYVPIPVEFIISDPFTIAGTDYEALDISFYSRGNDLLTFQVTEGQFDISDDAEDVEIDASIKAYYIDNGFAKILTWTKNGLSYKLEFRSSVIGDDQSSRQVSKEELIKVVESTHS, encoded by the coding sequence ATGAAAAAACAGCACTGGCTCGTACTTTTATTTTTCAGCTTTTTATGTCTAAGTGGCTGTAAAGAAGAAGTTATCGTGCCAGAAGGTTATTATCAATATGAAAAAACAAAAGTAGAAGAAGCAATTGAGCACGTATCCTTCACGCCAGATGTCCCTCAATATGTACCAATCCCAGTTGAATTTATTATTTCTGATCCCTTTACAATCGCTGGAACAGATTACGAAGCGCTAGATATTAGCTTTTATTCAAGAGGAAATGACTTACTCACCTTTCAAGTAACTGAAGGCCAATTTGATATTAGTGATGATGCAGAGGACGTTGAAATAGATGCATCAATCAAGGCTTATTATATTGATAATGGCTTTGCTAAAATATTAACGTGGACGAAAAATGGTTTGAGCTATAAATTGGAGTTTCGTTCAAGTGTGATTGGCGATGATCAATCATCACGTCAGGTGTCTAAGGAAGAACTAATTAAAGTTGTTGAGTCGACACATTCATGA
- the trmL gene encoding tRNA (uridine(34)/cytosine(34)/5-carboxymethylaminomethyluridine(34)-2'-O)-methyltransferase TrmL, whose translation MSIHIVLYQPEIPANTGNIARTCLATNATLHLIHPLGFSTDDKMLKRAGLDYWYHVDVQHHDSIEELYQKYDEKHFYYIENFGTTNYNEVDFSDTSHDWFFVFGRETSGIPKDLLVGKEERCLRIPMAQSDQVRSLNLSNTVAIIAYDVLKQQNFPNMH comes from the coding sequence GTGAGTATTCATATTGTATTATATCAACCAGAAATTCCAGCTAATACAGGTAATATTGCAAGAACGTGTTTAGCAACAAATGCAACATTACATTTGATTCATCCACTCGGATTTTCAACAGATGATAAAATGTTAAAACGTGCGGGACTGGACTATTGGTATCATGTTGATGTCCAGCATCATGATTCGATTGAAGAACTTTATCAAAAGTATGACGAGAAGCATTTTTATTACATTGAAAATTTCGGGACAACAAACTATAACGAAGTCGATTTTAGCGATACGAGCCATGATTGGTTTTTTGTTTTTGGTCGGGAGACATCAGGAATTCCTAAAGATCTACTCGTTGGTAAAGAAGAACGATGTCTACGTATACCAATGGCTCAAAGTGATCAAGTTCGCTCATTAAATCTATCAAACACAGTTGCAATTATTGCTTATGATGTATTAAAACAACAAAATTTTCCTAATATGCACTAA
- a CDS encoding amidase domain-containing protein gives MNLNKYWHKQLHEQNSNWINRIKALHSERGYQVVRITGKSHVFSKRELPNDEKELHYQLHATFLIKKNQHFYREEQCRLHEAHFYKNQLRSDRELPENFNQETEQRTNPIIEFVPRSQFERFSYDRNAAVRYAELWWNDANPAYEFFEVNDCTNYVSQCLRAGGAPMRGYPNRATGWWYQNRDWSFSWSVAHALRWYLGGSTKGLQAREVDSPDKLLPGDVICYDFEGNGRFDHTTIVVAKNADQMPLVNAHTNNSRHRYWDYRDSMAWTPECQYKFYRIGTDML, from the coding sequence GTGAACTTAAATAAGTACTGGCATAAACAATTACATGAGCAAAACTCAAATTGGATTAATCGCATCAAGGCTCTACATAGCGAACGCGGTTATCAAGTTGTCCGGATTACGGGTAAAAGTCACGTCTTTAGTAAACGTGAACTTCCAAATGATGAAAAAGAACTTCATTATCAATTACATGCTACTTTTTTAATTAAGAAAAATCAGCACTTTTATCGTGAAGAACAATGTCGCTTACATGAAGCGCATTTCTATAAAAATCAACTTCGATCAGATCGTGAACTTCCTGAAAACTTTAATCAAGAAACTGAACAGCGAACAAATCCAATTATTGAATTTGTCCCGAGGAGTCAATTTGAACGATTTAGTTATGATCGGAACGCTGCAGTGAGGTATGCAGAGCTTTGGTGGAATGATGCCAATCCGGCGTATGAATTTTTTGAAGTAAATGACTGTACGAACTATGTGTCACAATGCTTGCGGGCTGGTGGTGCGCCAATGCGTGGTTATCCAAACCGTGCGACGGGTTGGTGGTATCAAAATCGGGATTGGAGCTTTAGTTGGTCTGTTGCACATGCGCTTCGGTGGTATTTAGGAGGATCAACGAAGGGCCTGCAAGCACGAGAAGTTGATTCACCAGATAAACTGCTCCCTGGTGATGTGATTTGTTATGATTTTGAAGGTAATGGCCGATTTGACCATACGACAATCGTCGTTGCCAAAAATGCTGATCAAATGCCATTAGTTAATGCGCACACAAATAATTCGCGTCATCGTTATTGGGACTACCGTGATTCGATGGCATGGACGCCTGAATGTCAGTATAAATTTTATCGGATTGGCACAGATATGCTATAA
- the queG gene encoding tRNA epoxyqueuosine(34) reductase QueG → MANEQLKQDIIEYSKTIGIDKIGFAAANPFAEMKARLKNQQESGFQSGFEKGTIEERTEPTLHLTEAESIIAVAIAYPAKMKERVKNVRGNRRGSFCRASWGTDYHHVVREKLELLETYIASRVPGFRSKIMVDTGELVDKAVAERAGIGWSGKNTLIITPEFGSYVYIGEMITNLPFPADEPVEDGCGDCTLCIDLCPTGALVAPGRLNAQMCLAYQTQTKGFMPDEFRQKMGNQLYGYDNCQVVCPKNRGIDHHLHPELEPDPDLVKPELLPLLTISNREFKEKFGHMAGSWRGKKPIQRNAIIALANYKEESAVDELIKLMNNDPRPVIRGTAAWAIGKIGRQDGYQAIRDAMENETDLDVIEEMEKGLAFEQVAT, encoded by the coding sequence TTGGCTAATGAACAGTTAAAACAAGACATTATTGAGTATTCTAAAACAATTGGCATAGATAAAATCGGATTTGCAGCGGCCAATCCGTTTGCCGAGATGAAGGCTAGATTGAAAAATCAGCAGGAGTCAGGTTTTCAGTCAGGCTTTGAAAAAGGGACGATAGAAGAACGGACAGAGCCTACACTTCATTTAACAGAAGCAGAATCAATTATTGCAGTAGCGATTGCTTATCCAGCAAAAATGAAGGAGCGCGTTAAAAATGTACGTGGCAATCGAAGAGGTAGTTTTTGTCGTGCATCGTGGGGAACTGACTATCACCATGTCGTTCGGGAAAAATTAGAGCTACTAGAAACATATATCGCCTCACGTGTTCCTGGCTTTAGATCGAAAATTATGGTCGATACGGGTGAGCTAGTTGATAAGGCAGTTGCCGAACGTGCTGGGATTGGCTGGAGTGGGAAAAACACACTCATTATTACACCAGAGTTTGGTTCATATGTTTACATTGGAGAAATGATTACGAACCTACCATTTCCGGCTGATGAGCCAGTAGAGGATGGGTGTGGTGACTGTACGCTTTGTATCGATCTTTGTCCGACAGGCGCACTTGTAGCACCAGGTCGATTAAATGCACAAATGTGTCTTGCCTATCAGACGCAAACGAAAGGTTTTATGCCTGATGAGTTTCGTCAAAAAATGGGCAACCAGCTGTACGGTTATGATAATTGTCAGGTTGTCTGTCCGAAAAATAGAGGAATCGATCATCATCTTCATCCAGAGCTTGAACCAGATCCAGATTTGGTTAAACCTGAACTATTGCCGCTTCTGACAATCTCAAATCGAGAGTTTAAAGAAAAGTTTGGCCATATGGCAGGGTCTTGGCGAGGGAAGAAGCCGATTCAACGTAATGCGATTATTGCACTTGCTAATTATAAAGAAGAATCTGCTGTTGATGAATTAATAAAATTAATGAACAACGATCCACGTCCGGTTATTCGAGGAACAGCTGCTTGGGCGATTGGTAAAATCGGAAGACAAGATGGCTATCAAGCGATTCGAGACGCTATGGAAAATGAGACAGACCTAGATGTTATAGAAGAAATGGAAAAAGGCTTAGCTTTCGAGCAAGTCGCGACATAA
- a CDS encoding PspA/IM30 family protein codes for MSILARFQDIISSNINALLDRMEDPEKMIDQYLRNMLKDLAEVKKNTASVMAEETRAKRLVDDNEAEVQKYYNFAKKALQAGNDDDARVFLSKKQELEDIGVNLAKTYAVAHENASKMRQMHDKLASDIEQLKQRQAMLKAQISVANTKEKMNKINATAGRARGGISSFNRLEEKVARRLDEASAVAELNEGPVDEAANLAEKYASSHSSPAVDDELARLKAEMGME; via the coding sequence ATGTCAATATTAGCACGTTTTCAAGATATCATTAGTTCAAATATCAATGCATTACTCGATCGAATGGAAGATCCAGAAAAAATGATCGATCAATACTTACGTAACATGCTGAAGGACTTAGCTGAGGTGAAGAAAAATACAGCAAGCGTTATGGCTGAGGAGACTCGAGCTAAACGACTCGTAGATGACAATGAAGCCGAAGTGCAAAAATATTATAACTTTGCGAAGAAGGCACTTCAAGCAGGGAACGATGATGATGCTCGAGTTTTTTTATCGAAAAAACAAGAGCTTGAAGATATTGGAGTGAACTTAGCTAAAACATATGCAGTCGCTCATGAAAATGCTAGTAAAATGCGGCAAATGCATGATAAGCTGGCAAGCGATATTGAGCAATTAAAACAACGTCAAGCGATGCTAAAAGCTCAAATTTCTGTTGCGAATACGAAAGAAAAGATGAATAAAATTAATGCGACAGCAGGCCGTGCCAGAGGTGGAATTAGTTCATTTAATCGCCTTGAGGAAAAAGTTGCGCGTCGACTTGATGAGGCAAGTGCAGTTGCAGAGCTAAACGAAGGCCCTGTTGATGAAGCAGCAAACTTAGCTGAAAAGTACGCTTCTAGCCATAGCTCACCAGCGGTTGATGATGAATTAGCACGCTTAAAAGCTGAAATGGGAATGGAATAA
- a CDS encoding PspA/IM30 family protein yields MSILSRFQDIISSNVNALLDRMEDPEKMIDQYLRNLSKDLAEVKQNTASVMAEETKAKRLVDENQAEVAKYEELAKKAIKAGQDDDARVFLTKKQELEDIGVSLAKTYATAHENASKMRQMHDKLASDIEKLKQRQSMLKAQISVADTKEKINQANQSIGKTQGSIGSFKRMEEKISARLDQADAMAELNEEPEDEAKQLEQKYAQKHESAAVEDELARMKQALGLADQEESE; encoded by the coding sequence ATGTCAATCTTAAGTCGTTTTCAGGATATTATTAGTTCAAATGTCAATGCGCTACTAGATCGAATGGAAGACCCCGAAAAAATGATCGATCAATATTTACGTAACCTATCGAAGGATTTAGCTGAAGTGAAGCAGAATACAGCTAGTGTCATGGCCGAGGAAACGAAAGCTAAGCGACTAGTTGATGAGAACCAAGCGGAGGTTGCTAAATATGAGGAATTAGCCAAAAAAGCAATCAAAGCAGGCCAAGACGATGATGCTCGTGTGTTTTTAACGAAAAAACAAGAGCTTGAAGATATTGGTGTTAGCTTAGCAAAAACATATGCAACTGCGCATGAAAATGCTAGTAAAATGCGCCAAATGCATGATAAGTTAGCAAGCGATATTGAAAAACTAAAACAGCGTCAATCAATGCTAAAGGCTCAAATTTCTGTTGCGGACACGAAAGAGAAAATTAATCAAGCCAATCAATCGATTGGAAAAACACAAGGTTCGATTGGCTCGTTTAAACGAATGGAAGAAAAAATTAGCGCGCGCCTAGATCAAGCCGATGCAATGGCTGAATTGAATGAAGAACCTGAAGATGAAGCGAAACAGCTTGAGCAAAAATATGCGCAAAAACATGAATCAGCTGCAGTTGAGGATGAATTAGCGCGAATGAAACAAGCGCTAGGTTTAGCTGATCAAGAAGAAAGTGAGTAA
- a CDS encoding TPM domain-containing protein, whose protein sequence is MARGRGGGGGRGGGSFGGGSRGGSFGGGRGGAFGGSRGGMGGSSGGFGSFGSGRNRGGGSSSGRSGRSGGIGGFGGGYRPRPRYYPPRPYYGGMWGRPFWGRPRYGSGGGGGGCGGAGCGFILMGIFVLMLALIVLSSVGIFNPPTPGSVTPSTVEREPLPAGSVNETDYFTLDADWYINDSTLTKGLKHFYNKTGVQPYVYITDNIDGSINPSEEEFVRFANQLYDQLFTDEAHALLIIFEPSLEYYTTYLVTGTQAKQVIDSEASRILLDYVDRYYYSNMNDDQFLSKAFSDAADRIMDVTESPWIKVWIVIAVVVLVFLLFTWWKSKQAQKNLEAQQTKEILSQPIQKFGASPEEELMKKYQDDPEK, encoded by the coding sequence ATGGCAAGAGGTAGAGGAGGCGGCGGTGGCCGTGGAGGAGGATCATTTGGCGGTGGAAGCCGAGGTGGCTCGTTCGGTGGTGGACGCGGAGGTGCTTTTGGCGGGAGCCGTGGTGGTATGGGCGGTTCTAGTGGTGGTTTTGGTTCATTTGGCTCCGGTAGAAACCGAGGCGGAGGCAGTTCAAGTGGTCGAAGTGGTCGAAGTGGGGGAATAGGTGGATTTGGTGGCGGTTACCGTCCAAGACCGAGATATTACCCACCACGTCCATATTATGGTGGCATGTGGGGACGTCCATTCTGGGGCAGACCACGTTACGGTTCAGGTGGTGGTGGTGGTGGTTGTGGTGGTGCAGGCTGTGGCTTTATTTTAATGGGGATTTTCGTATTAATGCTTGCGCTAATTGTATTATCGTCAGTAGGCATATTTAACCCACCCACACCAGGATCTGTAACACCGTCAACTGTTGAGCGCGAACCACTTCCAGCAGGTTCAGTCAATGAGACGGACTATTTTACACTTGATGCAGACTGGTATATTAATGATTCAACACTAACCAAAGGATTGAAACATTTTTACAATAAAACAGGTGTCCAACCTTACGTCTACATCACGGACAATATTGATGGTTCAATTAATCCGTCAGAAGAGGAATTTGTTAGATTTGCTAATCAACTTTACGATCAATTATTCACAGATGAAGCACACGCGTTGTTAATCATATTTGAACCTAGTCTAGAGTACTATACGACTTATTTAGTAACAGGCACCCAAGCGAAACAAGTTATTGATTCAGAGGCGAGTCGAATTTTACTTGATTATGTTGATCGATATTACTATTCAAATATGAATGATGATCAATTTTTAAGTAAGGCATTTTCAGATGCTGCTGATCGAATTATGGATGTGACTGAATCACCGTGGATTAAGGTTTGGATTGTGATCGCAGTTGTTGTGTTAGTATTCTTACTCTTTACTTGGTGGAAGAGCAAACAAGCACAAAAAAATCTAGAAGCTCAGCAAACGAAAGAAATACTTAGTCAACCGATACAAAAATTCGGGGCTAGTCCAGAAGAAGAACTCATGAAGAAATATCAAGATGATCCAGAAAAATAA
- a CDS encoding DUF3237 domain-containing protein, with protein sequence MNFKGELVMELYVHCDPALEIGDMFDGNKKVIPIVGGSFEGPNIKGEVLPGGADWNVTRPDGSSEVWARYTLKADDGTLILVTNQGKLVPKPSAGEEDKPFNFKEDMYAYTVPSFEVSDEKYNWLNNSMFIGTLDLDPKGVHLHFYKIV encoded by the coding sequence GTGAATTTTAAAGGCGAACTAGTAATGGAATTATATGTTCACTGTGACCCAGCATTAGAAATTGGTGATATGTTTGATGGAAATAAAAAGGTGATTCCTATCGTTGGTGGTAGCTTCGAGGGACCGAACATTAAGGGGGAAGTGTTGCCTGGAGGAGCGGACTGGAATGTAACTCGACCTGATGGAAGTAGCGAAGTTTGGGCACGTTATACGTTAAAAGCAGATGATGGAACGTTAATTTTGGTTACGAATCAAGGTAAGCTTGTTCCAAAACCATCCGCTGGAGAGGAAGACAAGCCGTTTAATTTTAAAGAAGACATGTACGCTTATACCGTTCCTAGCTTTGAGGTCTCAGATGAAAAGTATAACTGGCTTAATAACAGCATGTTTATTGGTACACTTGATCTTGATCCTAAAGGTGTTCACTTACATTTCTACAAAATTGTTTAG
- a CDS encoding lmo0937 family membrane protein, whose translation MFWTIIGILILAWLIGVIFKIAGGLIHILLVIALVVFIARMIKGR comes from the coding sequence ATGTTTTGGACAATAATCGGGATTTTAATCCTTGCATGGTTAATAGGTGTTATCTTTAAAATTGCGGGTGGCTTAATTCATATCCTACTTGTGATTGCTTTAGTTGTCTTTATTGCACGTATGATTAAAGGACGATAA
- a CDS encoding SGNH/GDSL hydrolase family protein — protein MKDKRILFIGDSITEWGRFEDEENIGDNYVRMIRDYFAVHTPEQFPEIINRGIGGNRITDLANRWQDDVITHQPDLLSISIGVNDVWRQLDNPDMEQVYPDQYEEIYRTLIEKTQAETNAKIVLMEPTVIEEDVNSEGNQKLKPYVEIVNKIAQEYGLTVVPTYHAFIDYLTSERPLPLTTDGVHMNSTGNALMAKTWIEAVL, from the coding sequence ATGAAGGACAAGCGAATTTTGTTTATTGGTGATAGTATTACGGAGTGGGGACGCTTCGAAGACGAGGAAAACATTGGTGACAATTACGTCCGAATGATTCGTGACTATTTTGCTGTACATACACCAGAACAGTTTCCTGAGATTATTAACCGTGGTATTGGCGGTAATAGAATTACAGATTTAGCTAATCGTTGGCAAGATGATGTAATCACACATCAACCTGATCTTTTGTCTATTTCAATTGGTGTAAATGATGTTTGGCGTCAATTAGATAATCCTGATATGGAGCAAGTTTATCCGGATCAATATGAGGAAATTTATCGAACGCTAATTGAAAAAACACAGGCTGAGACAAATGCGAAAATTGTTTTAATGGAGCCAACGGTGATTGAGGAAGATGTTAACTCAGAAGGTAACCAAAAACTCAAGCCATACGTTGAGATTGTAAATAAAATTGCTCAAGAGTACGGCCTTACAGTTGTACCGACGTATCATGCATTTATCGATTATTTGACTAGCGAAAGGCCACTGCCACTGACGACTGACGGTGTGCACATGAACTCAACAGGTAATGCATTAATGGCTAAAACATGGATTGAAGCCGTTTTATAA
- a CDS encoding sensor domain-containing protein, with the protein MITNQMLVDGIEDMVFVMRVEDDGERLFYQIINQTARESLLHKEVIGKELREVLDQVTAEHLYRHYRKAIDQRTTHDYEDVFFSPLGGECFAKTTLTPVVEGGKVTCVVGVTRDITEQKKLEKQRNISKQRLKVSRQRYKSLFEESTQPIIYINKLGKIIRMNKACRRFFSQIYQKNQERYFFDILKTTDQELMIQKFKETKQGKPQSLEVTIMSENHFEVKLQIEFIPMMVDREVEGVYLMLKDMTAELFAKDALMKSEERFRLIAENSSDLIQIIDRNGRFTYVSPSHERVLGFPMLEFSERSIDDLVADEHKELILDVLEQTHNENHAKKLEVKFRNASGKSQWFELKIEPVFTSDGLYHHTNIVARDIEERKKYEKELRRLAFRDPLTGLANRRLFDDRMQKVKAKAERDQIPFAVVMLDLDDFKSINDQFGHDAGDQVIIQISKRLLNTVREMDTVGRLGGDEFIILLPEIATKENLNRFIKRLEANLDKPFLVENQLLTLGVSFGAVLSDRKSINRPNSIIIEADRALYEAKRSGKNRSIIL; encoded by the coding sequence ATGGTGTTCGTTATGCGAGTTGAAGATGATGGTGAACGGCTTTTTTATCAGATTATTAATCAGACTGCACGAGAGTCATTACTACATAAAGAAGTGATTGGGAAGGAATTACGTGAGGTGCTCGATCAAGTGACGGCAGAGCATTTATATCGGCATTATCGGAAAGCAATTGACCAAAGGACAACGCATGACTATGAAGATGTATTTTTTTCACCATTGGGTGGGGAATGTTTTGCCAAAACAACTTTGACACCTGTTGTTGAAGGAGGGAAGGTAACTTGCGTAGTTGGAGTCACCCGTGACATTACGGAACAGAAAAAGCTTGAAAAGCAACGAAATATAAGTAAGCAACGGTTGAAGGTAAGTCGTCAGCGCTATAAGTCACTGTTTGAAGAAAGTACTCAGCCAATCATTTATATAAATAAACTTGGGAAGATTATTCGAATGAACAAGGCTTGTCGTCGATTTTTTAGTCAAATTTATCAAAAAAATCAGGAGCGTTATTTTTTTGACATTCTTAAAACAACTGATCAGGAATTAATGATTCAAAAGTTTAAGGAGACGAAGCAAGGCAAGCCGCAATCACTTGAAGTCACGATAATGAGTGAAAATCATTTTGAAGTTAAATTGCAGATTGAGTTTATCCCAATGATGGTTGATCGTGAAGTCGAAGGTGTTTACTTGATGTTAAAGGATATGACTGCTGAGTTATTTGCTAAAGATGCATTGATGAAAAGTGAAGAACGTTTCCGTTTGATTGCCGAAAATTCATCTGACTTAATTCAGATCATTGATCGTAATGGCCGCTTCACCTATGTTTCACCATCACACGAACGTGTTTTAGGTTTTCCAATGCTTGAGTTTAGTGAACGCTCAATTGATGATCTAGTTGCAGATGAGCATAAGGAATTGATTTTAGATGTACTGGAACAAACTCATAATGAGAATCATGCGAAGAAATTAGAAGTTAAATTCCGCAATGCTTCTGGTAAAAGCCAATGGTTTGAGTTAAAGATAGAACCAGTATTTACGAGTGATGGACTCTACCACCATACGAATATAGTTGCTCGTGATATTGAGGAACGTAAAAAATATGAGAAAGAACTTCGTCGGTTAGCTTTTCGTGATCCATTAACAGGCTTAGCCAATCGCCGTTTATTTGATGATCGCATGCAAAAGGTCAAGGCAAAAGCTGAGCGAGACCAGATTCCATTCGCAGTTGTCATGCTTGATTTGGATGATTTTAAGTCAATTAATGATCAGTTTGGCCACGACGCAGGTGACCAAGTCATTATCCAGATTAGTAAACGTCTACTTAACACTGTTAGAGAAATGGATACAGTCGGCCGGTTGGGCGGGGATGAGTTTATCATATTACTCCCCGAAATTGCGACAAAGGAAAATCTAAACCGTTTTATCAAACGACTCGAAGCAAACTTAGACAAACCGTTTTTAGTAGAAAATCAATTATTAACACTCGGTGTCAGCTTCGGTGCTGTTCTATCAGACCGTAAATCCATAAACCGGCCAAACTCAATTATCATCGAGGCCGATCGAGCTTTATATGAAGCAAAAAGAAGCGGCAAAAACCGCTCGATTATTTTGTGA